One part of the uncultured Bacteroides sp. genome encodes these proteins:
- a CDS encoding alpha/beta fold hydrolase, with product MATLCSYATSADSLISRQKIVDNGGTGLFKAYEVTEKSLPGFTVFRPENLSWAVARENALPILIFCNGGCMDAPIHYERMLTDIASHGYVVIAVGEMQMVLFDRKEHSTPSTVVTTALDWICSQARDKKSDYYSFVDTTKIAAAGHSCGGAQVLCNAADTRLKSYIILNAGMGNMTMAGADSKSLHSLHAPIIYMTGGTGDVAYQNASLDYERIDKVPVVHADMPTAGHGATYTEKQGGSFGRLMLDWLDWQLKGKKDKSDIFLAGNIKNYPEWNLQHKNFKAHVGKTIHATMPCNMLEGVTEREYTIYLPGGYEENTDRQYPVLYLLHGGGGSCDDWETYGSLRQTVDSLIDAGSIRDLILVCPEANKNNMMYFNAPKWKYEDFFFQEFIPYIEKNYRIRTDKGGRAIVGFSMGGGAAIVYGVHHPEFFSMVYDISGYLRRQELDFLKKDPSAEWRQEIIENNNPIKCIQQGSKTDVKNWCQVRWMVSVGDQDFTLEGNMDIVKAFREKGIPYQMHVSAGSHDWKFVSPNLKEAIKQADSNFDDLWISNGNRHLYGLLSQPTNTFGKMPLVIVSHGFNGTHAFGKNYIKAFNALGYQIYNFDFGCGSVYSRSDNNTVNMSIRDEVNDLKTIINYFKNRSDVDASNIILLGESQGGLVSALTASDCAKDISRLILVYPALCIPDNWKERYPKAEDIPDTTQVWNVPIGKRFFSELYNINVYKTIGKYSGPVLIIHGDKDPVVPLSYSQRAEKTYKNARMKVIPGAGHGFKPEELKTSIMMMEDFLK from the coding sequence ATGGCAACTTTATGCTCCTATGCAACATCTGCTGATTCGCTAATAAGTCGGCAAAAGATCGTCGACAATGGAGGTACAGGGTTGTTCAAGGCTTATGAAGTCACAGAGAAAAGTTTACCCGGCTTCACTGTTTTCCGCCCCGAGAATCTCAGTTGGGCAGTAGCGCGCGAGAATGCTTTGCCCATACTCATCTTTTGCAATGGCGGTTGCATGGATGCCCCCATTCATTATGAGCGCATGCTTACCGATATTGCATCACATGGTTATGTAGTCATTGCAGTGGGTGAAATGCAAATGGTGCTTTTTGATCGTAAAGAACACTCCACACCGTCAACCGTGGTTACTACAGCACTCGACTGGATATGCAGTCAGGCACGTGATAAGAAGAGCGATTATTACAGTTTTGTTGACACCACAAAGATAGCCGCAGCCGGGCATTCCTGCGGAGGTGCTCAGGTGTTGTGCAATGCTGCCGACACCCGCCTGAAGTCATACATAATCTTGAATGCAGGAATGGGAAACATGACGATGGCAGGAGCAGATAGTAAGTCGCTCCATTCACTTCATGCACCCATTATATATATGACAGGCGGTACAGGCGATGTTGCTTACCAGAATGCCAGTCTCGACTATGAACGTATAGACAAAGTGCCTGTCGTCCATGCCGATATGCCGACAGCTGGTCATGGAGCTACCTATACAGAAAAGCAGGGTGGAAGTTTCGGCAGATTGATGTTAGACTGGCTCGACTGGCAACTCAAGGGGAAAAAAGACAAAAGCGATATTTTCCTCGCCGGCAATATTAAAAATTATCCTGAATGGAATCTTCAACATAAAAATTTCAAAGCCCATGTTGGCAAGACGATACATGCCACCATGCCATGTAATATGCTTGAAGGAGTAACAGAAAGAGAATATACTATTTATTTGCCGGGAGGATACGAAGAGAACACTGATAGACAATATCCCGTGCTCTATCTGTTGCATGGTGGAGGTGGATCGTGTGATGATTGGGAGACTTATGGTTCTCTTCGTCAGACCGTCGACAGTCTTATAGATGCAGGCTCTATCCGTGACCTTATTCTTGTATGTCCGGAGGCCAACAAAAACAATATGATGTACTTCAACGCACCAAAGTGGAAATATGAGGATTTCTTTTTCCAAGAGTTTATCCCATATATTGAAAAGAACTATCGCATCAGAACTGATAAGGGTGGCCGTGCCATTGTCGGATTCTCCATGGGTGGTGGAGCCGCAATTGTCTATGGCGTTCATCATCCGGAATTCTTCTCTATGGTGTATGATATCAGTGGATACCTTCGTCGCCAAGAGCTTGACTTTCTGAAAAAAGACCCATCTGCTGAGTGGCGCCAAGAGATAATAGAAAATAATAATCCTATAAAATGCATCCAACAAGGATCGAAGACCGACGTGAAAAATTGGTGTCAGGTAAGATGGATGGTTTCGGTCGGTGATCAAGACTTTACCCTAGAAGGAAATATGGACATAGTGAAGGCTTTCCGGGAGAAAGGCATTCCATACCAGATGCATGTTTCTGCCGGAAGTCATGATTGGAAGTTTGTATCTCCAAATTTGAAAGAGGCCATCAAGCAGGCAGACTCTAATTTTGATGACTTATGGATCAGCAATGGTAACCGACATCTCTATGGCTTGCTTAGCCAACCTACTAATACTTTTGGGAAAATGCCATTAGTTATTGTTTCGCACGGATTCAACGGAACTCATGCCTTCGGCAAGAATTATATTAAAGCATTTAACGCTTTGGGATACCAGATCTACAACTTTGATTTTGGATGTGGCTCAGTTTACAGTCGCAGTGACAACAATACAGTTAACATGTCAATACGTGACGAGGTGAACGATCTGAAGACCATCATAAACTACTTCAAGAATCGCAGTGATGTGGACGCTTCGAATATCATTCTTCTTGGTGAAAGCCAAGGCGGCTTAGTATCAGCACTCACGGCTTCCGATTGTGCCAAAGATATCAGCCGGCTCATCCTTGTATATCCAGCATTGTGCATACCTGACAATTGGAAAGAGCGATACCCTAAAGCCGAGGACATTCCTGATACCACACAGGTATGGAATGTGCCTATAGGTAAACGTTTCTTCAGTGAACTGTATAACATCAATGTATATAAAACGATTGGCAAATATAGTGGTCCTGTACTGATAATCCACGGTGACAAGGACCCCGTAGTTCCTCTTTCCTATTCACAGAGAGCTGAGAAAACTTATAAGAACGCGAGGATGAAAGTTATTCCGGGAGCCGGTCATGGATTCAAACCCGAAGAGCTGAAAACATCAATTATGATGATGGAAGATTTTCTGAAATAA
- a CDS encoding HAMP domain-containing sensor histidine kinase: MKISLSYKLNLICLLVAFLLPGIFGCLNAYGENAPQNSILIISSYNPETSQTSKNISAFLDEYRLLGGKSPVIIENMNCGSFTEASLWKGQMKKILNKYFLSNRHPGIIILLGQEAWSAFLSQDAQTTEKTHNIPAIVGMVSRNAIILPDDSVSLEKWNPESIDALKNSYRIHKMAGYIYQYDVDKNIKLIQDLYPKTKHVALVTDNTYGGVSLQAYVKKEITKFPGLDLILLDGRKNSIYTIVDSINKLPDNTVMLLGTWRVDKNNGYFMNNATYMMMAAKPKMPAFTITSIGLGHWAVGGCVPQYRTIGKDMAIQAYNILDDRTVVKAKIELISNQYTFDAIKLDSLRISVNKLPDGYVLINEKPSFYEQNKYLVWGCVFVFFTLLIGIIISLYFLIRTKKLKDELELSEADLRVAKEKAEESERLKSAFLANMTHEIRTPLNAIVGFSNVLATGGCAQEDIVEYNKVIQTNSDLLLRLINDILDISRLESGKLDFYYEECNVESLCKEVLASVETTCKYPVEFTFESFNPNFYMVTDIQRLQQVLLNILSNSCKFTKEGSIILNYKVDEMKKMIFFSVTDTGEGIGEGEEEMIFDRFKKLNDFVQGSGLGLAICKTIMNVLGGDIWVDSSYKNGARFVFSHPLNLKPQEYIAE; this comes from the coding sequence ATGAAAATTTCTCTCTCTTATAAACTAAATCTTATATGTCTTCTAGTTGCTTTTTTGCTGCCAGGTATCTTTGGTTGCTTAAATGCCTATGGAGAAAACGCTCCCCAAAATTCTATTCTTATAATCAGTTCATATAATCCTGAAACATCTCAAACATCTAAAAATATTTCTGCTTTTTTAGATGAATATCGTCTTTTAGGTGGTAAATCTCCCGTTATAATAGAAAATATGAATTGTGGAAGCTTCACTGAAGCCTCTTTGTGGAAAGGGCAGATGAAGAAAATTCTGAATAAATATTTTTTAAGTAATCGCCATCCGGGAATTATTATCCTTCTTGGTCAGGAGGCCTGGTCTGCATTTCTTTCTCAGGATGCTCAAACGACAGAAAAAACACATAATATACCAGCTATTGTTGGTATGGTGAGCCGGAATGCTATTATCCTTCCAGATGATAGTGTGTCATTGGAAAAATGGAATCCAGAAAGTATTGATGCGCTAAAGAATTCTTATCGGATACATAAAATGGCTGGTTATATTTATCAGTATGATGTAGATAAGAATATAAAGCTGATTCAGGATTTGTATCCAAAAACGAAACATGTAGCATTAGTTACAGATAATACTTACGGTGGGGTTTCTTTGCAGGCGTATGTAAAAAAGGAAATTACAAAGTTTCCCGGATTAGATCTTATCTTATTAGATGGAAGAAAAAACTCAATTTACACGATAGTAGATAGCATTAATAAGTTGCCCGATAATACTGTTATGTTATTAGGTACTTGGAGAGTAGATAAGAACAATGGTTATTTTATGAATAATGCCACCTATATGATGATGGCTGCAAAACCAAAAATGCCAGCTTTTACAATAACATCAATAGGGCTGGGGCACTGGGCTGTAGGCGGCTGTGTTCCTCAGTATCGTACTATTGGTAAAGATATGGCTATACAGGCTTATAATATACTGGATGACAGAACTGTGGTTAAAGCCAAAATAGAGCTCATTTCTAATCAATATACATTTGATGCGATAAAACTGGATAGTCTGAGAATTAGTGTAAATAAACTGCCGGATGGTTATGTTTTGATAAATGAAAAACCTTCTTTTTATGAGCAGAATAAGTATCTGGTTTGGGGATGTGTTTTCGTCTTTTTTACGCTTTTAATAGGTATAATTATTTCTCTTTATTTTTTGATTCGTACCAAGAAGTTGAAAGATGAACTTGAACTATCTGAAGCTGATTTGCGAGTTGCTAAAGAAAAAGCTGAAGAGTCTGAACGTTTAAAATCAGCCTTCCTGGCAAATATGACTCATGAAATCCGGACTCCTCTTAATGCAATAGTTGGTTTCTCGAATGTATTGGCTACGGGAGGATGCGCTCAGGAAGATATTGTTGAGTATAATAAAGTTATTCAAACTAACTCTGATCTTCTTCTTCGTCTTATTAATGATATTCTTGATATATCTCGTTTAGAATCTGGTAAGCTTGATTTCTATTATGAAGAATGCAATGTAGAATCTTTGTGTAAGGAGGTTTTAGCTTCAGTGGAAACAACATGTAAATATCCGGTGGAATTTACATTCGAATCTTTTAATCCAAATTTCTATATGGTTACAGACATACAACGCTTACAGCAGGTTTTATTAAATATCCTTTCAAACTCTTGTAAGTTTACTAAAGAAGGTTCTATTATCTTAAACTATAAGGTCGATGAAATGAAAAAAATGATATTTTTTTCTGTAACTGATACTGGTGAAGGAATAGGGGAAGGAGAAGAAGAAATGATATTTGATCGTTTTAAGAAATTAAATGATTTTGTTCAAGGATCAGGCTTAGGCTTAGCTATTTGCAAAACAATTATGAATGTATTGGGAGGTGATATTTGGGTAGATTCGTCTTATAAAAATGGTGCACGTTTTGTGTTTTCACACCCATTAAATTTAAAACCTCAGGAATATATTGCTGAATAA
- a CDS encoding tetratricopeptide repeat protein yields MKKTILILMFAIMYNISFGQNKVDAEKLVNEGIAYHDKGDYDGAIFRYDKALILDKDNFLALTEKAFSLLMSKKNEESIKCCEKAIETHPEEEGLKMVYVTYGNALDGLNKTDRSIEVYDEGIKQFPDFYLLHFNKGITLWSVKKYDDALLCFQMSAKLNPKHASSHNAIARISKINDTRIPALLAYCRFFSLDSESDRAKQNLESVRSIMKANVEKTGTKSINISINSNMLGDVSAKGKQKENNFSVTDMILSMETAMDFDEKNNNKTEVEQFIRKFNTVCSSLKESKKENHGFFWDYYVPFFIEMKDKKLVEAFSYVAFASSTDPDVSKWLESNKEEVERFFEWSKSFKFATN; encoded by the coding sequence ATGAAGAAAACAATCTTAATTTTGATGTTTGCTATAATGTACAACATCTCATTTGGACAAAATAAAGTAGATGCCGAAAAGTTAGTTAACGAAGGAATTGCCTATCACGACAAAGGAGATTATGATGGTGCCATATTTAGATACGACAAAGCTCTGATACTTGATAAAGACAATTTTCTTGCATTGACAGAAAAAGCATTTAGTTTATTAATGTCTAAAAAGAACGAAGAGTCTATTAAATGCTGTGAAAAAGCAATTGAAACTCATCCAGAAGAAGAAGGACTAAAAATGGTTTATGTAACATACGGAAATGCTTTAGATGGCTTAAATAAAACGGATAGATCAATCGAAGTATACGATGAAGGAATAAAACAATTTCCAGATTTCTACCTGCTCCATTTCAATAAAGGAATAACTCTGTGGAGTGTGAAAAAATATGATGATGCATTATTATGTTTCCAAATGTCAGCTAAGCTTAATCCAAAACACGCTAGTTCTCATAATGCAATTGCCAGGATTTCAAAGATCAACGATACAAGAATCCCTGCATTATTGGCTTATTGCAGATTTTTCTCTCTCGATTCTGAAAGTGACAGGGCAAAACAAAATCTTGAAAGTGTAAGATCTATAATGAAAGCAAATGTTGAAAAAACCGGAACTAAATCTATTAACATTAGTATTAATAGTAATATGCTTGGTGACGTATCGGCTAAAGGAAAACAAAAAGAGAACAATTTTTCGGTTACAGATATGATATTATCTATGGAAACTGCAATGGATTTTGATGAAAAGAATAATAACAAGACAGAAGTAGAACAATTTATCAGAAAGTTTAATACAGTTTGTTCGTCCTTAAAAGAATCAAAGAAAGAAAATCATGGTTTTTTTTGGGATTACTATGTTCCATTTTTTATTGAAATGAAAGACAAAAAGTTAGTTGAGGCTTTTTCGTATGTAGCTTTTGCATCTTCAACAGACCCGGATGTTTCTAAGTGGTTAGAATCAAACAAAGAAGAAGTTGAAAGATTTTTTGAATGGTCAAAATCATTTAAATTTGCTACTAACTAA
- a CDS encoding polysaccharide lyase, with product MKKHVLKVALVLALLAAQQVRAQYPTIPDSIQKRVDTMMKEAEEHSEAAWQKALPVINEEAMHGKPYVDWAARPTDLPQAKIPAFPGAMGGGEFSFGGRGGKVITVTSLADSGPGTFREACETGGARIVVFNVAGIIQLKTPVIIRAPYITIAGQTAPGDGVCIAGETVWANTHDVVVRHMRFRRGATDVGRRDDGFGGNPIGNIMIDHCSCSWGLDENISFYRHMFDPKNGREADKLPTVNVTIQNTISAQGLDTYNHAFGSTIGGENCSFMRNLWANNTGRNPSIGWNGIFNFANNIIYNWVHRTVDGGDYTALYNIINNYYKPGPATPKDALVGHRIIEPQSSGRSKLEHARFGRLYVVGNIMEGYDQITKDNWNGGVQLRDLKGVEISKEDAEKKYFPQMRVDEPFTMPQFPIMSAKEAYDYVLDNAGANFPKRDIVDEHIINQVRTGEVYYDKKADSKTYYQFKYRRQKPDSYKQGIITDISQVGGYPQYKGKPYKDSDGDGMPDAWEIKYGLNPHDASDANGDLSGDGYTNIEKYINGIDPTKKVDWKDSKNNHDTLVGKKSLL from the coding sequence ATGAAGAAACATGTATTAAAAGTTGCGCTTGTATTAGCATTGCTGGCAGCACAACAAGTAAGGGCGCAGTATCCTACGATTCCTGATAGTATTCAAAAAAGAGTGGATACTATGATGAAAGAAGCCGAAGAACATTCGGAAGCTGCTTGGCAAAAAGCTTTGCCTGTTATTAACGAAGAGGCTATGCACGGAAAACCTTATGTGGACTGGGCTGCTCGTCCTACAGATCTGCCACAGGCTAAGATTCCTGCATTCCCGGGTGCAATGGGAGGTGGTGAATTCTCTTTTGGTGGACGTGGCGGTAAAGTAATAACTGTTACTAGTCTGGCCGATAGTGGTCCGGGTACATTCCGTGAAGCTTGCGAAACTGGTGGCGCACGCATTGTGGTATTCAATGTTGCTGGTATTATTCAGCTTAAAACTCCGGTTATTATCCGTGCTCCGTATATTACTATTGCTGGTCAGACAGCTCCGGGTGATGGAGTTTGTATTGCCGGCGAAACTGTTTGGGCAAATACTCACGATGTTGTAGTTCGTCATATGCGTTTCCGTCGTGGAGCAACAGATGTAGGTCGTCGTGACGATGGTTTTGGTGGAAACCCAATCGGAAACATTATGATTGACCACTGTTCTTGTTCATGGGGGCTTGATGAAAATATTTCATTTTACCGCCACATGTTCGATCCTAAAAATGGTCGTGAGGCAGATAAACTTCCTACCGTAAATGTAACTATTCAGAACACAATCTCAGCTCAGGGGCTCGATACTTACAACCATGCCTTTGGTAGTACGATTGGTGGTGAAAACTGTTCTTTCATGAGAAACTTGTGGGCAAACAATACAGGCCGTAACCCGTCAATTGGTTGGAATGGTATATTCAACTTTGCAAATAATATTATTTATAACTGGGTGCACCGTACTGTTGACGGAGGCGATTATACTGCGCTTTACAATATCATTAATAACTATTATAAACCAGGACCAGCCACTCCCAAAGATGCCCTTGTTGGCCATCGTATCATCGAGCCACAGTCGTCCGGACGCAGTAAGCTTGAGCATGCCAGATTTGGAAGACTTTATGTAGTTGGTAATATCATGGAAGGATATGATCAGATTACCAAAGATAACTGGAATGGGGGAGTACAATTAAGAGACTTGAAAGGCGTTGAAATAAGCAAGGAAGATGCGGAAAAGAAATATTTCCCACAAATGAGGGTTGATGAACCTTTCACTATGCCTCAATTCCCTATCATGTCAGCAAAGGAGGCTTACGATTATGTTCTTGATAATGCCGGAGCTAATTTCCCAAAAAGAGATATAGTTGACGAACATATCATTAACCAGGTACGTACAGGTGAAGTTTACTATGATAAGAAAGCAGATTCTAAAACATATTATCAGTTTAAATATCGCCGACAAAAACCGGATTCTTACAAGCAAGGCATTATTACCGATATAAGTCAGGTAGGCGGTTATCCTCAATACAAAGGTAAACCTTACAAAGACAGTGATGGTGATGGTATGCCTGATGCATGGGAAATTAAGTACGGACTGAATCCTCACGATGCTTCCGATGCAAACGGCGACTTGAGTGGCGATGGTTATACTAACATTGAAAAGTATATCAATGGTATTGATCCAACTAAGAAGGTTGACTGGAAAGATTCTAAAAACAACCACGATACTTTGGTTGGCAAGAAGAGTCTTTTATAG
- a CDS encoding DJ-1/PfpI family protein codes for MAKKVLLFLAQGFEAYEASVFTDVFGWSREAGFEPVDLITTGLRSEIKCYWNLIVKPELAFSKINIEDYDALAIPGGAGEAGFYEDAYDERFLNLIREFNRRGKLIASICVAALPIAKSGVLSQRNATTWDLNNGVRRKQLADFCVKVQDEQLVVDNNIITSTGPATSLDVAFKLLEMLTSIENVNEVKTNMRFIV; via the coding sequence ATGGCAAAAAAGGTACTTTTATTCCTGGCTCAAGGTTTTGAAGCTTATGAAGCGAGTGTATTTACAGATGTTTTTGGTTGGAGTAGGGAAGCCGGCTTTGAACCTGTGGATTTAATTACTACTGGTTTACGCTCAGAAATCAAGTGTTATTGGAACTTAATTGTAAAGCCGGAGCTTGCTTTTAGTAAGATTAATATTGAAGATTATGATGCTTTAGCAATTCCGGGAGGAGCTGGGGAGGCTGGTTTCTACGAAGATGCTTATGATGAACGTTTCCTTAATTTGATAAGAGAATTTAATAGGAGAGGTAAATTAATCGCTTCAATTTGTGTGGCAGCTCTACCAATTGCTAAATCGGGCGTACTTAGTCAGCGAAATGCTACCACATGGGATTTAAATAATGGTGTAAGACGAAAGCAATTAGCAGATTTTTGCGTAAAGGTACAAGATGAGCAGTTAGTGGTTGACAATAATATTATTACTTCAACCGGACCGGCAACAAGTCTTGATGTTGCTTTTAAACTACTCGAAATGCTGACGAGCATAGAGAATGTTAACGAGGTGAAAACTAATATGCGGTTTATTGTATAA
- a CDS encoding Crp/Fnr family transcriptional regulator, whose translation MIDELIKKIRGDKENRDRFENIFIERQVAARTVLLNEGEIACYIHFIKKGCLRECFNKDGKDITFQFFFEGQPVASIDSVMNSTPSLFSIESIEPSTILSVKKQDFEMLLSTYPELKDKFQSFIFQRFSNYARLFLSRIKDTPQERYEDLVKNQPNIIKRIPQHYIASYLGITPVSLSRIRNRK comes from the coding sequence ATGATTGATGAACTAATTAAGAAGATAAGAGGAGATAAAGAGAATCGGGACCGATTTGAAAATATCTTTATTGAAAGGCAAGTGGCAGCCAGAACAGTTTTGCTAAACGAAGGCGAAATAGCCTGTTATATACATTTTATTAAAAAGGGTTGTTTGCGTGAATGCTTTAATAAAGACGGGAAAGATATTACTTTTCAATTCTTTTTTGAAGGGCAACCGGTGGCTTCAATTGACAGTGTAATGAATAGTACTCCGAGCTTATTCTCCATTGAAAGCATTGAACCTTCAACAATCCTTTCAGTTAAGAAACAGGACTTTGAGATGCTTCTGTCAACCTATCCTGAGCTGAAAGATAAATTCCAGAGCTTTATTTTCCAACGATTTAGCAACTATGCACGGCTTTTTCTTTCCAGAATAAAAGATACTCCTCAGGAACGTTATGAGGATTTAGTAAAAAATCAGCCCAATATAATCAAGCGAATTCCGCAGCACTATATTGCGTCTTATCTCGGGATTACCCCGGTTTCATTAAGTAGGATAAGAAATAGAAAATAG
- a CDS encoding Crp/Fnr family transcriptional regulator, producing the protein MDILEIINSIYQMPQSSMDKLIKHLSKVTYPKGFLILEAGKVETNVFFLEKGIARAYIPFDGKEITFWIGKEGATIVSLKSYVSNQQGYETMELMEDSTLYVLKRSDLYELFKEDIHIANWGRKLAELEFLQTEERLIPLLFTTASERYKILLENNPDLLQRIPLECLASYLGITPVSLSRIRAKLK; encoded by the coding sequence ATGGATATACTTGAAATAATAAATAGCATATATCAAATGCCTCAATCCTCTATGGATAAGTTGATAAAGCATTTGTCAAAGGTTACGTACCCTAAAGGTTTTCTCATATTAGAGGCCGGTAAAGTGGAAACAAATGTTTTCTTTCTTGAAAAAGGAATTGCCAGAGCATATATTCCTTTTGATGGGAAAGAAATAACCTTTTGGATTGGGAAAGAGGGGGCTACTATTGTTTCCTTAAAAAGCTATGTGAGCAATCAACAAGGATATGAAACGATGGAGCTTATGGAAGACTCAACCTTGTATGTGTTGAAACGTAGTGACTTATATGAATTATTTAAGGAAGATATACATATTGCTAATTGGGGTCGAAAACTCGCTGAACTAGAGTTTTTGCAAACAGAAGAAAGACTTATTCCATTGTTGTTCACAACAGCATCCGAGCGATATAAAATACTATTAGAGAATAACCCGGACTTGTTGCAAAGGATACCTTTGGAGTGCCTTGCTTCTTATTTAGGTATTACTCCGGTCAGTTTAAGTCGTATACGAGCTAAACTGAAATAA
- a CDS encoding multidrug efflux SMR transporter has protein sequence MSWIILIAAGLFEVCFTFCLGKTKETAGTEFYLWGMGFILSVLLSMYLLAKAAQTLPLGTAYPVWTGIGAIGTVLVGILFFNEPSTIARLFFITTLIISIIGLKVV, from the coding sequence ATGAGTTGGATTATTTTGATTGCCGCCGGATTATTTGAGGTCTGCTTTACATTTTGTTTAGGGAAAACAAAAGAAACCGCAGGAACTGAATTTTATCTGTGGGGAATGGGATTTATTTTATCAGTATTATTAAGTATGTACTTATTGGCAAAAGCTGCACAAACATTGCCACTAGGCACAGCATATCCTGTGTGGACCGGTATAGGCGCTATTGGTACCGTGCTCGTTGGAATTCTATTTTTCAACGAACCTTCAACTATTGCACGTTTGTTCTTTATTACAACTTTAATAATTTCAATCATCGGTTTGAAAGTAGTATAA
- a CDS encoding pyridoxamine 5'-phosphate oxidase family protein, which translates to MFREMRRKKQLLSAEESISILNRMTSGVLAITGDNDYPYAVPLSYVYYDNKIYFHGATSGHKIDAINRNSKASFCVIEQDNIIPEEYTTYFRSVIVFGKIRILEDNDEKRKAIEKLTEKYSPALEEGRLKEIEKGFNHMHMIELSIEHMTGKEAIELVRAKKL; encoded by the coding sequence ATGTTTAGAGAAATGCGCCGAAAAAAGCAACTATTATCCGCAGAAGAAAGCATCTCAATTCTGAATAGAATGACATCTGGTGTGCTTGCAATAACAGGGGATAATGATTATCCTTATGCAGTACCGCTCAGTTACGTTTACTATGACAATAAAATATATTTTCATGGTGCAACATCGGGTCATAAAATAGATGCAATCAACAGAAACAGCAAAGCATCTTTTTGCGTTATAGAACAAGATAACATTATTCCTGAAGAATATACAACTTATTTCAGAAGTGTTATTGTATTTGGCAAGATTCGCATTTTAGAAGATAATGATGAAAAGCGAAAAGCTATTGAGAAATTGACCGAGAAATATTCACCAGCTCTGGAAGAAGGACGCTTAAAGGAAATTGAAAAAGGTTTTAATCATATGCATATGATAGAATTATCTATTGAACACATGACTGGGAAAGAGGCTATTGAATTAGTTAGGGCAAAGAAATTATAG
- a CDS encoding CatB-related O-acetyltransferase, whose protein sequence is MPNNKLLYPRKDDKTMVYLKSCVKSPFIEVGDYSFYHDFDNPLDFEHKCVLYHYPYANNDRLIIGKYCSIACGAKFLFNGANHTLGSLSTYPFPVLADEWDLQTSVTNAWDNKGDIVIGNDVWIGFEAVIMAGVTIGDGAIIASRAVVTKDVPPYSIVGGTPAKLIRKRFTDEQIDKLLRLKWWDWDEEKVRQNIDKIMDVNKLPDLI, encoded by the coding sequence ATGCCAAACAATAAATTATTATATCCACGCAAAGACGATAAGACTATGGTTTATCTGAAAAGTTGCGTAAAAAGCCCATTTATAGAGGTGGGCGATTATTCTTTCTATCACGATTTTGACAATCCATTGGACTTTGAACATAAATGTGTTTTGTATCATTATCCGTATGCTAATAACGACAGACTGATTATTGGAAAATATTGTTCCATAGCCTGTGGTGCCAAATTTTTATTTAATGGTGCCAACCATACGCTTGGTTCGCTGTCCACTTATCCTTTTCCCGTATTGGCTGATGAATGGGATTTGCAAACATCAGTAACCAATGCCTGGGACAATAAAGGTGATATTGTAATTGGAAATGATGTGTGGATTGGTTTCGAAGCCGTTATCATGGCTGGTGTTACTATTGGAGATGGAGCAATTATCGCATCACGTGCAGTGGTTACCAAAGATGTTCCTCCTTACTCCATTGTAGGAGGGACTCCGGCGAAGTTGATTCGTAAGCGTTTTACCGATGAACAGATAGATAAGCTGTTGAGGCTCAAATGGTGGGACTGGGATGAGGAAAAAGTCCGGCAAAATATTGACAAAATAATGGATGTGAATAAGTTGCCCGATTTGATATAA